Proteins from one Mycobacterium sp. EPa45 genomic window:
- the cysK gene encoding cysteine synthase A — protein MGKIYDNVTELVGHTPLVRLNRLTEGLDAQVAVKLEFYNPANSVKDRIGVAIIDAAEASGELKPGGTIVEATSGNTGIALAMVGAARGYKVILTMPETMSTERRVMLRAYGAEIVLTPGSEGMAGAVEKSRQIIAETENAVSANQFGNPANPAIHEKTTAEEVWNDTDGKVDIFVAGIGTGGTVTGVGHVLKQRKPDVQIVGVEPKDSPLLTEGKAGPHKIQGMGANFVPEVLDRGAYDEIVDVELDDAIRVARDLGTDEGILGGISSGAIVWAALEIAKRPENAGKLIVAVVCDYGERYISTPLFEHIRD, from the coding sequence ATGGGCAAGATCTATGACAACGTCACCGAGCTGGTCGGCCACACGCCGCTGGTCCGACTCAACCGGCTGACCGAGGGCCTGGATGCCCAGGTCGCGGTCAAGCTCGAGTTCTACAACCCGGCCAACAGCGTCAAGGACCGCATCGGCGTGGCGATCATCGACGCCGCGGAGGCGTCCGGTGAGCTGAAGCCCGGAGGCACCATCGTCGAGGCCACCAGCGGCAACACCGGTATCGCGCTGGCGATGGTCGGCGCGGCCCGCGGCTACAAGGTGATCCTGACGATGCCGGAGACGATGTCGACCGAGCGCCGGGTGATGCTGCGCGCCTACGGAGCCGAGATCGTCCTCACGCCTGGCTCCGAGGGCATGGCCGGCGCGGTGGAGAAGTCCCGCCAGATCATCGCCGAAACAGAGAACGCCGTCTCGGCGAACCAGTTCGGAAACCCGGCCAACCCGGCCATCCACGAGAAGACCACCGCCGAAGAAGTCTGGAACGACACCGACGGCAAGGTCGACATCTTCGTCGCGGGCATCGGCACCGGCGGGACCGTGACCGGGGTGGGCCACGTGTTGAAGCAACGCAAGCCTGACGTCCAGATCGTCGGGGTCGAGCCCAAAGACTCCCCGCTGCTCACCGAGGGAAAGGCCGGCCCGCACAAGATCCAGGGCATGGGCGCCAACTTCGTACCCGAGGTGCTCGATCGCGGCGCCTACGACGAGATCGTCGACGTCGAACTCGACGACGCCATCAGAGTGGCCCGCGACCTGGGAACAGACGAAGGCATCCTGGGCGGCATCTCGTCCGGCGCGATCGTGTGGGCAGCACTGGAGATCGCCAAGCGCCCGGAGAACGCCGGCAAGCTCATCGTGGCGGTGGTGTGCGACTACGGCGAGCGCTACATCTCCACACCGCTTTTCGAGCACATCCGGGACTGA
- the epsC gene encoding serine O-acetyltransferase EpsC, with protein sequence MGLLSTLREDLSNARSHDPAARGDVENALVYSGLHAIWSYRLAHRLWAKPALRGVARVLSQLTRCATGIEIHPGAAIGRRFFIDHGMGVVIGETAEIGDDVMLYHGVTLGGRSLQHGKRHPTLGNRVVVGAGAKILGPLVIGDDSAIGANAVVTHDVPADSIATGIPAVVRPRTEKQREQLVDPTTYVDPAMYI encoded by the coding sequence ATGGGCCTGCTGTCGACACTGCGTGAAGACCTGAGCAACGCGCGCAGTCATGATCCGGCTGCGCGCGGTGACGTCGAGAACGCGTTGGTGTATTCCGGCCTCCACGCAATCTGGTCCTATCGGCTGGCGCACCGCCTGTGGGCCAAGCCGGCATTGCGTGGTGTGGCACGGGTGCTGTCCCAGTTGACCCGTTGCGCCACCGGAATCGAAATCCATCCGGGGGCCGCCATCGGCCGCCGGTTCTTCATCGACCACGGAATGGGCGTGGTGATCGGCGAGACCGCGGAGATCGGCGACGACGTGATGCTCTATCACGGTGTGACGCTTGGCGGGCGGTCTCTGCAACACGGCAAGCGCCATCCCACCCTCGGGAATAGGGTGGTCGTGGGCGCCGGGGCAAAAATATTGGGCCCCTTGGTGATTGGTGATGACAGTGCCATCGGCGCGAATGCCGTGGTGACTCACGACGTGCCGGCGGACTCGATCGCCACCGGCATCCCCGCCGTAGTGCGTCCGCGCACGGAAAAGCAGCGCGAACAGCTGGTGGACCCGACGACATACGTCGACCCGGCCATGTACATCTGA
- a CDS encoding APC family permease, with translation MSNQIDQGTAPDAVDSPHRKLRGTLGVWGIVFVVVAAASPLGVMGGPVPLGIANGNGIGFPAIFVVSTLIILLFAVGFTALTPYVPDAGAFYSYIGKGLGRVTGFGFAFVALISYLTLEIAVYGLIGQGAQALFTSYGLPNIHWGIWAFVAFAIVTALGHFNIDLSRNVLGVLLIGEVAIVLALDAAVVVSGGHEGLSTGIVAPSEILSGAPGIALLFAILSFIGFEATAVFRDEAREPLRTIPKATYLAVILIGVFYTVSTWALISAVGDSKAVEQAQADPSALLPDATEQYLGAVGLHIVQVLFVTSLFACILSFHNIVARYVFTLSNRRVFPNRLGQAHAAHGSPHVASGVDAIVVAVAIVVAVLFQLDPVTQFYTWLAGISTVGITILLIATTIAVLAFFVRRKRAGRLEVSTWRAFVAPGLGLLGLLISFALILQNLPGLVGDSTPIAIGVVALLVAFFALGAGIAARRPHVTLE, from the coding sequence ATGTCGAACCAGATTGATCAGGGCACTGCCCCGGATGCGGTGGATAGTCCGCACCGCAAGCTTCGCGGGACGCTCGGCGTGTGGGGCATCGTCTTCGTGGTGGTGGCCGCCGCCTCCCCACTCGGCGTCATGGGCGGCCCGGTTCCGCTCGGCATCGCCAACGGCAACGGGATCGGTTTCCCCGCCATATTCGTCGTCAGCACGCTGATCATCCTGCTGTTCGCAGTCGGATTCACTGCTCTGACGCCCTATGTTCCCGACGCGGGCGCCTTCTACTCCTACATCGGCAAGGGGCTGGGCCGGGTAACCGGTTTCGGCTTCGCGTTCGTTGCGCTGATCTCGTACCTGACGCTGGAGATCGCCGTATACGGCCTGATCGGTCAGGGCGCCCAGGCCTTGTTCACCTCCTATGGACTTCCCAATATCCATTGGGGCATATGGGCTTTCGTCGCATTTGCGATCGTGACGGCACTGGGCCATTTCAACATCGACCTGTCGCGCAACGTTCTCGGCGTCCTCCTGATCGGCGAGGTGGCGATCGTGCTGGCACTCGACGCCGCCGTCGTCGTCAGCGGCGGCCACGAAGGTTTGTCCACCGGCATCGTGGCGCCATCTGAAATCCTCTCGGGCGCACCAGGTATCGCGTTGCTGTTCGCGATCCTGAGTTTCATCGGATTCGAGGCCACCGCGGTGTTCCGCGACGAGGCGCGCGAGCCACTGCGCACCATCCCGAAGGCCACCTATCTGGCCGTCATACTGATCGGGGTGTTCTACACGGTCTCGACATGGGCGCTCATCAGCGCGGTGGGCGACAGCAAGGCCGTCGAGCAGGCCCAGGCCGACCCGTCGGCCCTGCTGCCGGATGCGACTGAGCAATACCTCGGCGCTGTTGGCCTCCACATCGTCCAGGTGCTGTTCGTCACCAGCCTCTTCGCCTGCATCCTGTCGTTCCACAACATCGTCGCGCGTTACGTCTTCACGCTGTCCAACCGCCGGGTGTTCCCGAACCGGTTGGGGCAGGCGCACGCCGCGCACGGCTCTCCGCACGTCGCCTCCGGGGTCGACGCGATCGTCGTGGCGGTGGCCATCGTTGTGGCGGTCCTGTTCCAGCTCGACCCGGTGACGCAGTTCTACACCTGGCTGGCCGGCATCTCCACCGTCGGCATCACGATCCTGCTGATCGCCACCACCATCGCCGTGCTCGCCTTCTTCGTCCGCCGCAAGCGTGCCGGCCGGCTGGAGGTGTCGACCTGGCGCGCGTTCGTCGCACCCGGCCTGGGCCTGCTCGGCCTGTTGATCTCCTTCGCGCTGATCCTGCAGAACCTGCCGGGCCTGGTCGGCGACTCGACACCCATCGCGATCGGCGTCGTCGCGCTGCTGGTCGCATTCTTCGCCCTGGGCGCCGGTATCGCCGCACGCCGACCACACGTGACCCTGGAGTGA
- a CDS encoding crotonase/enoyl-CoA hydratase family protein, with amino-acid sequence MSQQYESLTVEVKDHVAQVTLIGPGKGNAMGPAFWTEMPVAFGELDADPDVRAIVLTGSGCNFSYGLDLIAMGDTIGGAMSGEVTARPRVEFHGKLKRMQQSITAVADCRTPTIAAIHGWCIGGGVDLISAVDIRYASADAKFSVREVKLSIVADVGSLARLPYILSDGHLRELALTGKDIDAARAEKIGLVNDVYPDPDATLAAAHETAAEIAANSPLVVHGIKDVLDEQRTADVAASLRYVAAWNSAFLPSKDLNEGIAAMFAKRKPEFTGE; translated from the coding sequence ATGAGCCAGCAGTATGAATCCCTCACTGTCGAGGTCAAGGACCACGTCGCCCAGGTCACGCTGATCGGCCCGGGTAAAGGCAACGCCATGGGCCCGGCGTTCTGGACCGAGATGCCGGTAGCCTTCGGCGAGCTGGATGCCGATCCTGACGTCCGGGCAATCGTGCTGACCGGCTCCGGCTGCAACTTCAGCTACGGCCTGGACCTGATCGCGATGGGCGACACCATCGGCGGTGCGATGTCCGGAGAGGTGACGGCCCGGCCTCGCGTTGAATTCCACGGCAAGCTCAAGCGCATGCAGCAGTCGATCACCGCGGTGGCCGACTGCCGCACCCCGACGATCGCGGCCATACACGGGTGGTGCATCGGCGGGGGCGTCGACCTCATCAGCGCGGTCGACATCCGCTACGCCAGCGCCGACGCCAAGTTCTCGGTGCGCGAGGTCAAGCTGTCGATCGTCGCCGACGTCGGCAGCCTCGCCCGGTTGCCCTACATCCTGTCCGACGGACATCTTCGCGAATTGGCGTTGACAGGCAAGGACATTGACGCGGCACGCGCCGAGAAGATCGGTCTTGTCAACGACGTCTACCCGGACCCGGATGCCACGCTGGCCGCAGCCCACGAGACTGCAGCCGAGATCGCCGCGAACTCGCCGCTGGTGGTGCACGGCATCAAGGACGTCCTCGACGAGCAGCGCACCGCCGACGTGGCGGCCAGCCTGCGCTACGTCGCGGCCTGGAATTCGGCGTTCCTGCCCTCCAAGGACCTCAACGAGGGCATCGCGGCGATGTTCGCCAAACGCAAGCCGGAGTTCACCGGCGAATAG
- a CDS encoding MarR family winged helix-turn-helix transcriptional regulator, which translates to MGGIIAGRTASEMPGLDIAEERSWQNFLDAALRLYGTLNRGLVDKHKLSLVDVRLLEILDNSETGAARMGDLAEQIMSLPSRVTRQIRRLETAGLVRREASPDDGRGVLASITDLGREVVEDAMLTYAKGVRENFLTPLSRPQMAAMGENCRRISAALKNGGSSARVGRV; encoded by the coding sequence ATGGGAGGGATCATTGCGGGGCGGACCGCTAGTGAGATGCCGGGGTTGGATATAGCCGAGGAAAGGTCTTGGCAGAACTTCCTCGACGCCGCACTGCGTCTGTACGGAACACTGAATCGGGGGCTCGTCGACAAGCACAAGTTGAGCTTGGTTGACGTCCGGCTGTTGGAAATTCTGGACAACTCGGAGACCGGCGCGGCACGGATGGGAGATCTGGCCGAACAGATCATGTCGCTGCCGAGTCGGGTGACGCGTCAGATTCGTCGGTTGGAGACGGCGGGCCTGGTGCGTCGAGAGGCCAGTCCGGACGACGGCCGCGGAGTCTTGGCGAGCATCACCGACCTTGGTCGTGAGGTGGTCGAGGACGCGATGCTGACCTACGCCAAGGGTGTTCGGGAAAACTTTCTGACGCCGCTGTCTCGTCCGCAGATGGCGGCGATGGGGGAGAACTGCCGCCGCATCAGTGCGGCGTTGAAGAACGGTGGCAGCTCGGCAAGGGTCGGCCGCGTCTAA
- a CDS encoding NAD(P)H-quinone oxidoreductase: protein MLAIVAESPDRLTWSEVPDVSPGHGEVLIKVSTAGINRADLLQAAGNYPPPPGASNILGLEVSGVIANVGDGVSGWTVGQDVCALLAGGGYAEYVAVPAGQVMPVPLGVSLPDAAALPEVACTVWSNIVMTARLAEGELLLVHGGASGIGTHAVQVATALGNRVAVTAGSRSKLELCGELGADVLISYRDEDFVARVNNETDGRGADVILDIMGAAYLDRNLDALAPDGRMTIIGMQGGIKAEFNIAKAVAKRLHVIGTSLRGRPVDGPHGKTAIVDEVVSSVWPMIADGRVRPIIGARFPIAEAAEAHRVLSAGETFGKVLLTVSE from the coding sequence ATGTTGGCCATCGTCGCTGAATCTCCCGATCGACTGACCTGGAGCGAAGTGCCTGACGTGTCGCCCGGACATGGCGAAGTTCTGATCAAAGTCAGCACCGCGGGTATCAACCGTGCCGACCTCCTGCAAGCGGCCGGGAATTACCCGCCGCCCCCGGGAGCCAGCAACATCCTGGGCCTCGAAGTTTCCGGCGTGATTGCGAACGTTGGTGACGGCGTCTCGGGATGGACTGTCGGACAAGATGTTTGCGCCCTGTTGGCCGGAGGCGGTTACGCCGAGTACGTCGCGGTCCCCGCCGGGCAGGTGATGCCGGTTCCGCTCGGGGTCTCGCTGCCCGACGCGGCCGCGCTGCCGGAGGTCGCCTGCACGGTGTGGTCCAACATCGTGATGACCGCCCGCCTGGCCGAGGGCGAGTTGCTGCTCGTCCACGGCGGCGCCAGCGGGATCGGCACGCACGCGGTCCAAGTGGCCACCGCTCTGGGCAATCGTGTGGCGGTGACCGCGGGCTCGCGATCGAAGCTCGAACTGTGCGGCGAACTGGGCGCCGACGTCCTAATCTCTTACCGCGACGAGGATTTCGTCGCACGCGTCAATAACGAAACAGACGGTCGCGGGGCCGACGTCATCCTCGACATCATGGGCGCGGCGTACCTCGATCGCAATCTCGATGCGCTCGCACCAGACGGCCGGATGACGATCATCGGCATGCAGGGCGGCATCAAAGCCGAATTCAATATCGCCAAGGCGGTCGCCAAGCGGCTGCACGTGATCGGTACGTCGTTACGCGGCCGGCCCGTCGACGGTCCGCACGGCAAAACGGCCATCGTCGACGAAGTGGTGTCATCGGTCTGGCCGATGATCGCCGACGGCCGAGTCCGTCCCATCATCGGTGCGAGGTTCCCGATCGCCGAGGCCGCCGAAGCGCACCGAGTGCTGTCCGCCGGGGAGACGTTCGGGAAGGTCCTGCTGACTGTCAGCGAGTGA
- a CDS encoding cysteine desulfurase-like protein, protein MAYDVARVRGLHPALGDGWMRFDAQAGMLIPESVATTVSTAFRGSVPNTASPHPSARRSVAVLDAARRAVADLVNGDPSGVVLGADRSILLTSLADASSSRAGIGYEVVVSRLDDEANIAPWLRAANRYGAKVKWAEVDIETGELPSWQWESLITPPTRLVAMASASSTLGTITDVNAVTKLVHDVSGLVVVDHSAAAPYQLMDLNETEADVIALNAPAWGGPPIGALVFRSPSLIDSFGSVSMNPYASGPERLELGGHQYGLLAGVVASIEYLAGLDEAARGSRRERLAVSMQSAGSYLNGLFDYLMTSLRSLPLVMVIGRPEAHIPVVSFAVTGVPAERVVQRLADNGILAVCNANSRVLDVIGVNDIGGAVTVGLAHYSTMAEVDQLVRALASLG, encoded by the coding sequence ATGGCATACGACGTCGCCCGGGTGCGTGGTCTGCACCCCGCGTTGGGCGACGGCTGGATGCGTTTCGACGCTCAGGCCGGGATGTTGATCCCCGAGTCGGTCGCCACCACGGTCTCCACGGCGTTCCGCGGCTCGGTCCCGAATACGGCCAGTCCGCACCCGTCGGCCCGGCGCAGCGTCGCCGTTCTGGACGCCGCCCGCCGGGCGGTCGCGGACCTCGTCAACGGTGATCCGAGCGGGGTCGTGCTCGGAGCCGATCGCTCGATCCTGCTGACGTCGCTGGCCGACGCGTCGTCGTCCCGCGCGGGCATCGGTTACGAGGTGGTCGTCAGCCGGCTCGACGACGAGGCGAACATCGCGCCGTGGCTGCGGGCGGCCAACCGATACGGGGCCAAGGTCAAGTGGGCCGAGGTCGACATCGAGACCGGCGAGCTGCCGTCGTGGCAGTGGGAGAGCTTGATCACGCCGCCCACCCGATTGGTGGCCATGGCGTCGGCATCCTCGACGCTGGGCACGATCACCGACGTGAATGCGGTGACCAAACTCGTCCACGATGTCAGCGGACTCGTCGTCGTGGATCACTCGGCTGCCGCCCCGTATCAGCTGATGGACCTCAACGAGACAGAAGCCGATGTCATCGCGCTCAACGCACCGGCGTGGGGCGGCCCACCGATCGGCGCGCTGGTGTTCCGCAGCCCGTCGCTCATCGACAGCTTCGGGTCGGTGTCGATGAATCCCTACGCCAGCGGACCGGAACGGCTCGAACTCGGCGGTCATCAGTACGGTCTGTTGGCCGGCGTGGTCGCCAGCATCGAATATCTGGCCGGACTGGATGAGGCCGCGCGGGGAAGCCGCCGCGAAAGACTTGCTGTCTCAATGCAATCCGCGGGTTCCTACCTCAACGGCCTGTTCGACTATCTGATGACCTCGCTGCGATCGCTGCCCTTGGTCATGGTCATCGGCCGGCCGGAGGCGCACATCCCGGTGGTCAGTTTCGCGGTGACCGGAGTGCCCGCCGAACGGGTGGTCCAGCGGCTTGCCGACAACGGAATCCTGGCCGTGTGCAATGCCAACTCACGTGTGCTCGACGTCATCGGCGTCAACGACATCGGTGGTGCGGTCACCGTGGGGCTGGCGCATTACTCGACGATGGCCGAAGTCGATCAATTGGTGCGGGCGCTGGCGTCACTGGGCTGA
- a CDS encoding DUF6541 family protein, whose protein sequence is MSFGFGVLIAVLLLILPGAVVALAGRLRWYVALGVGPVLTYGVVGLAIIPFGAIGIPWNVWTALLALAIVTAVVFGLRVLLARYRAADPAVDEVSLWPALMVGAGVLLGALFVGVAAWRGMPYWQSIPSNWDSVWHANTIRWILDTGQASSTHMGELRNVETHAELYYPSVFHALGAVLAQLTGAAPTTAYTLSSLAGAVWLFPLSAGLLTWQLLRSSGGQERSDRGINRASQWRTAGAAATAAALSASFTAVPYVEFDTASMPNMVAYGLAIPAFVLVTSSLRDRDRIPLAVVSLVGVFSVHITGGVVVVTFVVAWWLLEALVRPVLGRLRDFLTLVVIAIPTLAVLLPQFLGVLQQAEVIAGHAFVTHQGRKRTLFNAVVQHTRHLNDYPIQNVIIALAAAGFVLLLTRRIWWPAAVWLVLIVAIVHSGAPFGGPVGEIVGKYSDLFYSDPRRLSAVVTLLLTPMAGYALYSLALVVVAGARRLTRRWAAAREPDRGFWIGATAVLLVAVVFGLTWHYFPRHRYLMGEKYDRVIVDNKDLEAMAYLATLPGARDTLIGNANVDGTAWMYAVAGLHPLWTHYDYPVQQGPGYNRFVFWAYADDADHDPRIAKAVEALNIRYVLTSAPVVRGFVMPDGLVSLDKSKSWAKIYDNGEARIYEWRGSAPQDTQ, encoded by the coding sequence GTGAGCTTCGGGTTCGGAGTCCTGATCGCGGTCTTGTTGCTGATCCTGCCGGGTGCGGTGGTGGCGCTGGCCGGGCGGCTGCGCTGGTACGTCGCACTAGGCGTTGGGCCGGTGCTGACGTACGGCGTTGTGGGCCTGGCCATCATCCCGTTCGGTGCGATCGGCATCCCTTGGAATGTCTGGACGGCGCTGCTTGCACTGGCCATCGTGACAGCAGTTGTGTTTGGTTTGCGGGTTCTGCTTGCCCGGTATCGTGCCGCCGACCCGGCTGTCGACGAGGTGTCGCTGTGGCCCGCCCTCATGGTGGGGGCCGGGGTGCTCTTGGGCGCACTGTTCGTCGGTGTCGCGGCCTGGCGCGGGATGCCGTACTGGCAATCCATCCCCAGTAACTGGGACTCCGTCTGGCACGCCAACACCATCCGTTGGATCCTCGACACCGGCCAGGCGTCGTCGACGCACATGGGTGAACTACGCAACGTCGAAACCCACGCAGAGCTGTACTACCCCTCGGTCTTCCACGCGCTGGGCGCTGTATTGGCTCAGCTGACCGGCGCCGCGCCCACCACGGCGTACACCCTGAGCTCGCTGGCCGGAGCGGTGTGGCTGTTCCCACTCAGCGCGGGGCTGCTGACGTGGCAGCTGCTGCGGTCCTCCGGCGGGCAGGAGCGAAGCGACCGGGGGATCAACAGAGCGTCGCAGTGGCGCACCGCGGGAGCCGCGGCTACCGCAGCCGCGCTGTCGGCCTCCTTCACCGCGGTGCCCTACGTCGAATTCGACACCGCCTCGATGCCGAACATGGTGGCGTACGGCCTCGCCATACCGGCCTTCGTGTTGGTCACGTCGTCGCTGCGGGACCGCGACCGCATACCGCTGGCGGTGGTCTCGCTGGTCGGGGTGTTCTCGGTGCACATCACGGGTGGCGTCGTGGTGGTCACGTTCGTGGTCGCGTGGTGGCTGCTGGAAGCGCTGGTACGGCCGGTACTGGGCCGGCTGCGCGACTTCCTCACGCTGGTGGTCATTGCCATTCCGACGTTGGCGGTGCTGCTGCCCCAGTTCCTCGGGGTGCTGCAGCAGGCCGAGGTCATCGCCGGGCACGCCTTCGTCACCCACCAGGGCCGCAAGCGGACGCTGTTCAATGCGGTCGTCCAGCACACCCGGCACCTCAACGACTATCCGATCCAGAACGTCATCATCGCGCTGGCCGCTGCCGGCTTCGTCCTGCTGCTGACCAGGCGGATCTGGTGGCCGGCGGCGGTGTGGCTGGTCCTGATCGTGGCGATCGTGCACTCCGGGGCGCCATTCGGCGGTCCGGTCGGTGAGATCGTGGGTAAGTACAGCGACCTGTTCTACAGCGACCCGCGGCGGCTGTCGGCGGTGGTCACGCTGCTGCTGACGCCGATGGCCGGGTACGCCCTGTACTCGTTGGCGTTGGTGGTGGTCGCGGGAGCTCGCCGGCTGACCCGGCGGTGGGCCGCCGCGCGGGAGCCCGACCGCGGATTCTGGATCGGCGCGACCGCGGTGCTGCTGGTCGCCGTGGTCTTCGGGCTGACCTGGCACTACTTCCCGCGGCACCGGTACCTGATGGGCGAAAAGTACGACCGCGTGATCGTCGACAACAAAGATCTGGAAGCGATGGCGTACCTGGCCACCTTGCCCGGGGCCCGCGACACCCTGATCGGCAATGCGAACGTCGACGGCACCGCGTGGATGTACGCGGTGGCCGGTCTGCACCCGCTGTGGACGCACTACGACTACCCCGTGCAGCAGGGTCCGGGCTACAACCGGTTCGTGTTCTGGGCCTACGCGGATGACGCCGACCACGATCCACGGATCGCCAAGGCGGTGGAGGCACTCAACATCCGCTATGTGTTGACCAGCGCACCGGTGGTTCGCGGGTTCGTCATGCCCGACGGACTAGTGTCACTAGACAAGTCCAAGTCGTGGGCGAAGATCTACGACAACGGCGAGGCCCGCATCTACGAATGGCGCGGATCTGCGCCGCAGGACACCCAATAA
- a CDS encoding bacterial proteasome activator family protein, with translation MTANADDDNIEIITGGDEGGDEDGRAVTDLVEQPAKVMRIGTMIKQLLEEVRAAPLDDASRSRLREIHATSIRELEDGLAPELRDELERLALPFTDDSIPSDAELRIAQAQLVGWLEGLFHGIQTALFAQQMAARAQLEHMRQGALPPGIAQPGPPGVPGHGTGQYL, from the coding sequence ATGACAGCCAACGCAGACGACGACAACATCGAGATCATCACCGGCGGCGACGAGGGCGGGGACGAGGATGGCCGCGCCGTGACCGACCTGGTGGAGCAGCCGGCCAAGGTGATGCGCATCGGCACCATGATCAAGCAGCTGCTCGAGGAGGTGCGGGCCGCGCCGCTGGACGACGCCAGTCGCAGCCGGCTCCGCGAGATCCACGCGACGTCCATCCGTGAACTCGAAGACGGCCTCGCCCCCGAGCTGCGCGATGAGCTCGAGCGGCTGGCGCTGCCGTTCACCGACGACAGCATCCCGTCGGACGCCGAGCTGCGGATCGCGCAGGCTCAGCTGGTCGGCTGGCTCGAGGGTTTGTTCCACGGGATCCAGACCGCACTCTTCGCTCAGCAGATGGCGGCGCGCGCTCAGCTGGAACACATGCGTCAAGGTGCGCTGCCCCCGGGCATCGCGCAGCCCGGCCCCCCCGGAGTGCCCGGTCACGGCACCGGGCAGTACCTGTAG
- a CDS encoding ABC transporter ATP-binding protein: protein MSSPDPYIETRDAWVEFPIFDAKTRSLKKTFLGAAGGAIGRNTENVIVIEALRDITLSLKMGDRVGLVGHNGAGKSTLLRLLSGIYEPTRGSATVRGRVAPVFDLGVGMDPEISGFENIIIRGLFLGQTRKQMMAKVDEIADFTELGEYLSMPLRTYSTGMRVRLAMGVVTSIDPEILLLDEGIGAVDADFLKKAQSRLQRLVERSGILVFASHSNEFLARLCKTAMWIDHGTIKMSGGIEDVVRAYEGEDAARHVREVLDEHKSDWSDGVATP, encoded by the coding sequence GTGTCCTCCCCCGACCCCTACATCGAAACCCGCGACGCCTGGGTTGAGTTTCCGATCTTCGACGCGAAGACGCGGTCGCTGAAGAAGACCTTCCTGGGCGCCGCCGGTGGCGCGATCGGGCGTAACACCGAGAACGTCATCGTCATCGAGGCGCTGCGCGACATCACGCTGTCGCTGAAGATGGGCGACCGGGTGGGCTTGGTCGGCCACAACGGCGCGGGCAAATCCACGCTGTTGCGGCTGCTGTCGGGGATCTACGAACCCACTCGCGGGTCGGCCACTGTGCGGGGCCGGGTCGCGCCGGTGTTCGACCTCGGCGTCGGGATGGACCCGGAGATCTCCGGCTTCGAGAACATCATCATCCGTGGCCTTTTCCTGGGGCAGACCCGTAAGCAGATGATGGCCAAGGTCGACGAGATCGCCGACTTCACCGAGCTCGGCGAATACCTGTCGATGCCGCTGCGGACGTACTCCACCGGTATGCGCGTGCGACTGGCCATGGGCGTGGTCACGAGCATCGACCCGGAGATCCTGCTTCTCGACGAGGGCATCGGCGCGGTGGATGCGGACTTCCTGAAGAAGGCGCAGTCCCGGCTGCAGCGTCTGGTAGAGCGGTCCGGAATCCTGGTCTTCGCCAGCCACTCCAACGAATTCCTGGCACGGCTGTGCAAGACCGCCATGTGGATCGACCACGGCACCATCAAGATGTCCGGTGGCATCGAAGATGTCGTGCGGGCTTACGAGGGTGAGGATGCGGCCCGGCATGTGCGAGAAGTGCTGGACGAGCACAAGTCCGATTGGTCCGACGGGGTCGCCACCCCGTGA